Within the Scyliorhinus canicula chromosome 6, sScyCan1.1, whole genome shotgun sequence genome, the region tgggcccccatctgtgagccactgtgcggctctgcccacaggaggAAATGAgcagcatgtacagggctctgccctaggCTCCGCCCCCTTTGGGGAGTATAAGCGCTGAGGTCCTGCGAGACCGCCCTCAGTATCAAGCagccgcaggcaggctcagttgtaagccgattaaagccacagtttactccaactcgtgtctctggtcgaattgatggtcgcatcaatttaatcggcttaaagaactattatggaatcagccctcaaacctgaccgactggaactcgatccacaggctgcagaggcaaaggaaattttttgcattggcttcggtgcttcaaggcctacctgactGCGTCGACAACTTCCTCCGTTACAGATGAACAGAAGGTGTATTCTCctcgcaagggtgagccatcaaaTTTCTCTTCAACTTGATGAAGCtaactcttatactgaggccctcgcgatactcgaccgcctgtacgtgcggcccgtgaacgaagtctacgctcgacacatcttcacaactcgtcgccagcgccctggggagtggctagatgactatctacgcgacctcaaagccctagcacgcAACTGTAACTACCAGGCTGtgacagccactcagcacatggaactcaccgtccgagatgtgtacgttGCGGTGTGTCGATCCatttatgtgcggcagcgtctccTTGAGAAAAGGGCCCAGGAGCTGGACGACACAGTAAAACTGGCTACTTCActggaggtcgctttccaaagcctaattgcgttcccggccgatcacgcgacgccatcgtggacccccgaccaaaggctgccccaggcctgcgccgcgcggccacccgcccccCACGGAAGActatcgtgccatttttgcggccagccccaacacccccggcagcaatgcccggcccgcaacgtgagctgcagcagctgcgggcgaaagggacactttgctaaggtctgccttaggtctgggggggggtggtgggggctggggggtggtgggggctgggggtggtggtgggggctgggggtgtggtgggggctggggggtggggtggtgggggctggggggtgggtgctgggggaggggtggtggggtggtgaggggctggggtggtggagggggttgggggaggggggtccttcTGTTGggttttctccctgtgttttcttttgtttttgttgctcCCTGTGCCCTGGGCCCTCGGGGTTCTGGGCCCTCGGGGTTCTGGGCCCTCGGGTTGTGGGCCCTCGGGTTCTGGGCCCTCGGGGTTCTGGGCCCTCGGGGTTCTGGGCCCTCGGGGTTGGCCCTCGGGGTTCTGGGCCCTCGGGGTTCTGGGCCCTCGGGGTTCTGGGCTGGGTCGCAGTTGGGAAGGGCTGAGTCACAGGTGATAGGGTCGGGCCAGACAGTGAGAGCAGTTTATTCGCTCAACGTTGGGGGTAGTAACCCAAAGTCTGTTTGTTTGTTtgagttgtgtttttttttctctctacacaCGAGTGTCGGGGGAGGACTCTCTCTACCCCACttagttaagggggggggggtgaggttggaggCCCCTAGAGGGAGCCAACAGGGGCATTGGAGGTAGAGGCAGGAGAGGCCgggggtcagcatgagtcagtcagctgacttgcgggagtgcaatgtggggggggggggggggggggggagggggattaagCAAACGCTTGACTAGGgtgcagggggatgggggggggtgctggaattCTGCTTTGCTGACTGGAGGGGAATCAATTTTCGGAGTAAAGGGGAGGATCGGGACGGGGAGCCTCCGGCTGGGGGGCTGGAGTGTGCGGGAGGCGCGGGCACGAGGTTGGCCTAAAaaagatggctagtcggcagggggaggggggtaattaaacccccgaccaggctgatcacttggaacgtgctgggcctgaatgggccggtcaagagggcccatgtGTTTTCGCACttaagggggtgaaaggcagacgtagccaaaCTACAAGAAACACATCTGAAGGTCGcggatcaaaccaggctgaggatgggatgggtggggcaggtcttccactcagggctggatgtgaAGACCAGGGGGGGTCGCAATCTTGGTGAgaaagcgggtggcatttgaggcgggggGGGTATTATGGCGGATAATACCGCCCCCGAGTGGCAAACTGcagggggtccgggtggtgttagtgaatgtgtctgctccgaactgggacgatgcagggttcatgaagcggatgttgagtAGGATTCCGGATTTGGAGTCAAGCAGTCTgataatgcggggggggggggggggggggggggtggggggacttcaacacggtcctggacccggcattggatcggtctaggtctagattgggtaagaggccggcagcggccaaggtcctgagggggttcatggaccaaatagggggagtggacccgtggagattcgctcggccaagggcgaaggagttttctttcttctcccatgttcacaaggcgtactcgcggattgactttttcatggtgagtagggcgctaatcccgagaatggagggggtagagtactcagccattgcgatttcggaccatgccccgcactgggtggagttggggctgggggaggagagaggccaacgcCCTCCGTGGAGACTGGACGTAGGGCTATTGGCGGATGagatggtctgtgggcggattcgGAGGATTATCCAAAGCTATGCGGCGACCAACGATACTGGGGAGGTTTCAGTGAGTCTggaaggcgctgaaggcagttatcagaggggagctacagggagaagagggataggatggagagggagaggttgctgggggagatacttagggtggacaggaggtatgcggaatcccccgaggaggggttgttaaaagagcggcggagtctgcaggcggagtttgacttgcttCCCATAGGGATGGTagaggctcagtggaggaaggtacgaggagcggtgtacgagtatggggagaaggcaagcaggatgctggcacaccaactgcggagaggagctttcactatttgggcatacaggtggctaagagttggggtgccctgcacaagctcaatctagCTCGGCTGGTTGATCAGATGGAGGGGCTTTAAGacgtgggacatgctgccgctttccctggcgggcagggtgcagtccgtgaagatgacggtccttcccaggctcttgttcgtcttccagtgccttcccatcctcatccccaggAGGGAGAACAGGATTAttgcgggatttgtgtgggcaaacaggcCGCCACGTGAGAgcgcagtccggggggggggggggggggggggggctggcgctgccgaactgcagctattactgggcagcgaatatatccatgattcggaaatgggtagtagagggaggagggggcggtgtggaagCGGTTGGAGGAGGCGTCTTGCAGGGATACTAgcctgggggcattgataacggcaccgctgccgctcccgccgacacGGTACACCACGGGCCCGGTGGTGATggcgacattgaggatctggggtcagtggagatggcacgtggggggggggggggggggggggggcctcagtctggaccccgatacggaacaatcacaggttcgttccaggtagaatagacggtgggttcctaagctggcacagagcgggtatcaaaaggatgggggacttgtttattgacGGGACGTTTGCTAGCCTGGGGgtgctggaagagaaatttgggttgcccccagggaatacctttaggtacctgcaggtccgggctttcctgaggaagcaggtgggggaattcccGCTGCTACCGGCCCAGAGGATACAGGACTGGGTGGTCGCGGGCGTGTGGGGAGGGGACGGAAAGGTATCGGACATATACCAGGGGCTGCAGGAGGCctcagtggaagagctgaagggtaagtgggaggaggagctgggtgaggagctggatgagggcctgtgggcagacgccctgggcagagtcaattcctcctcatcttgtgccaggctgagcctggttcagtttaaggtggtgcatcagGCGCACATAACAGTGGCGAGAATGATcgagttctttggggtggaggacaggtgtgtgaggtgttcagggagcccagtaaaccatgtccatatgttttgagcatgcccggcacttacagaATTCCggagaggctttgcaaaggctacgtccaaggtcttggacactcgggtaaagccgagctgggggatagcgatatttggggtgtcagaagatccgggagtgcaggagccgaaagaggccagagtcttggcctttgcctccttggtagcccggagacggctcttgttaatgtggagggaagcgaaacccccaagtgtggagacttgggtcagtgacatggctgggtttctaagtttggaaaggataaagtttggccgaagagggtccttgctggggttctccaggcggtggcaaccgttccttgactttctcgcggaacattaagtggaggtcaacagcagcaaaccggggggggggggggggcggtatgggtggggggggggggggtatgggtgggggtgcggggggcggcggtatgggtggggggggtatgggtggtgGATTGATTTTACATGTAAAGGACAGATACCTCACCTTGCTTTGTTAAGTTGTTAATTTGCTTTtctttattattactattatgttctttgttgtttgcttctgtagtggtttgtaacattttgtaaaaattttgaataaaacaaATTAAAGAAAATCTGAAACAGCAATGAGACTTAATTGATGAACATAATATGAGATtgatatggtggcacagtggttagcatagcggCCTCCGGCGCTCAGGGcccggtttgatcccggccctgtgtggagtttgcacattctccccgtgtctgtgtgggtctcacccccacaacccaaagatgtggctgtgaggcggattggccacgctaaattgcccctcaattagaaaaaaatcatcgggtactctaaatttatttttaaaaataataatacgtGATTGATGTCTGATGAGAAAATACCATTGAGAGCTTTGTAAACCACCTGGCTATTGCAAACCTTGAGGTACCTGTGGGAAGCACTGATAAGAGCTGAGATTTGATTTGGGAAATCAGGGTTCAAGAGACTGAAATGAAGTCAAAAAATATAGTTCCTTCGGAGCCCCGGGGCTTCAGCCAGGTGGAATATTCATCCACGGTAGGATGTAGGGCCAGAAATGGAGTGACTGACCGTAGTGCCCAGCCATTTGGGGTTACTCAGAAacttggcacagtagcacagtgggtagcactgttacttcacaacaccagggacccaggttcgattcccggctcgggtcactgtctgtgccgagtctgcacatcctccccgtatctgcgtgggtttcctccgggtgctctggtttcctcccacagtccaaagatgtgcttgttaggtcattgggacattctgaattctcccgctgtgtacccgaacaggcgccggaatgtggggactaggggcttttcacagtaacttcattgcagtgttaatgtaaaccgacaatgacaataaagattatcattatgtccgcaccgaggggacagtaacgtgtgtaccaaTGTTGGTGTAGCTGTCGTGGAACAGACCAAATCAAACATTTTTCTTCAAAGATCTGTCTGTCTTCTTCAGATATGACACCATTACTCCTTTCACGAAAGTTATCTTTCTTCCTTTTCACATATTATTTTTATTGTATATTCTTTTTCTTAAAATTATcgcacagcatggtggcgcagtagttagctctgctgcctcatggcaccaattatttgtctggagtttgcacattttccccacgtTTTTGatggtctcccccccccatccccctcccccacccccaaccacgcccccaaagatgtacagggtaggtggattggccacactaaattgtccctcaattggaaaaataaaaagcaATGGATGAATTAGCATCGTGTGGAGGAAGATTTCTCCCCTGGCTCCCTGTGTTCTCaattctctgtctatctctctgcctTCCTGTGTTCTGAATTCTCTCCTGTGTTTGAACTCTCTCTCGTTCTGTGGGATAACAGATTGTTCCGCTGACTCCATTTTCTGAACTTTCCGTCTCTCGGTGATGATGGATATTGTTTTTCTGCTTCTCTgtgttgtgaattctccctctctgttggaggaggaTTCTCCCCCTGGGGCTCCCGTACTCTGAAATCTTCCTCTGCCTCAGTTAGCGATGTATCTAGTTTATTCAGTGTGGATTTAATGGCCCGTGACTGGTGACAGATCAATAACCAAAAGCTAATACATTCAGTGTCACTCCGCCTTTATTTATCTTTGAAACAATTACTATACAACTTGGAGCAAGAGAACACAGGGCAACAATACTTTCTGCTGAAATTCACCAAGACGGGCCAAATACTCAACAATCAGCTGCCCTGAAAATAACCCTTGTCCTGCCCACTCTCCTCCGGCACCCCTTCCACTGTCCCCCCTGTCTCACATTCGACTCATCCACTATCTCCCTGGATGGTGCTGCATCTTCTCCTGAGGTTCCCTCTCACTCTCTTTACCATGCTTGTCttgctccctcccctcccctcccatcgcCTACGCCACCAACTGCACTAGGATCCCAATATCATTTTAATAAGCTCAATTTGCAGGTCAGCTGATTTCAGCAGAGACTAAAAAAAAAAGTGCCTTTGCACCTTTAGCTGTttctttgtattttgaaaaagaaTCCAATACATTAGAGCAGCAGAAGAAGCTAAAGATTAATATTGTACATTGCACATGAGACTGTGGTGACACTGAAATCTGCCAAAGGAATGATCAATCTCGGTTTACTGGCCTGTATGTATTCGATGTTATGATAGGATTGAAGTTGACCTTAGCAATGGGATCACTGAGCAAACCCACCCACGGCTTGTAGACAGCGGCAAATCTGAAGTGGTATTCTGTGTGTAGATTTAAGCCAGACACTCTGAACTCCTCAGCATCTTTCTGTGTATTATCCCAGGTCCAATCATCGTCCACAATCCGCTTGTGCCCGACCTTGAACATCAGCACTGGTCCAATGTTAACTTCAGGGGCCTTGAGCTGCAGAGTTAAACCTGAATCAGTTATTTCTCTGACCTGCGGAATGTCAGGTTTCTGCTGGGCGAATTTCTTATTCAGCAGAATTCCCTCTTCATACATGAAAACCGATGCTCCAGAACAACTCTTGTCATGGATTGAAGCGATCACAATCCTGCTGCTCCCCTGATCTATGGTTTTCCCACAGGATTTGTTGAACTCAATAAACTGTCGGAACAGCCGTGCCTCCTTCCTCATTCGTTCTGACACCGGTGCCTCATCAAACCAACTCTCACTCGGCCGACTTGGGTCACCTTCTGATGGGTGGCTTCGTTCTGACACATTCCTTGGGGTCTTGAGGTAGTTGGAGAGTCCCTGTAGGGCTGTATCGTTATCCTGCAGTGAGGTGAAGGTGAAGCAGACAACATGCTCAATCATTGGGTCCGCCAAGATTCTGTCCAACTGGCTCTTGCTCAGAATATCCACTCCGCCCAGCATGGCCAGGTACACATCCACTGTGTTCACTTCCTTCTCAGTCTTCTCCAGCCAAGTGTCCAGGGAGGTGAGGCTGAATGGAGAGCGTTCTTTCCCTTCCAATATCTCTACCAGGCTGCCTTCCCCTTGTCCTGTCCCACGGATGGATGGCAGCACCTTTGCCAGCTCTTGTTTAAGGACCATCTTGTATTCCAGGCACAATCTCCTGAAGGTTTCGATCTTTGTCTTTAACTCGGGGAAAGCTCTGGCAGATGGGTGTTTGACCAGATCATTGCATCTCATCTCAATGTCATTGAATTGCTCCAAGACCAGCTCGCACTGATTGGCTAGACCGACACTGATCTCCCGAACAATCTGGGCAGCTTTATTGTCCAGCATGGTCAGAGGGTACAGCCAGACTCTCATTGGCACTGCCTTCTCTCCCTGGCCACCCAGTAACTTGGGCAGCGTTGAGTAAACTTGAACAGCTTCCTCGTAGCTCACTGGGTTCCTGTCGAGTAAGAAATCTCCATGAAAGTTACAGCTAAAGGTATCAACAACTTGTTTCTCTGTGTCAGTCAGCTTCAAGGAGCCTTTTCCCTCAATCTGGAAAGTGGGAATCTTTTTGACCATCACCTCCAGGCTTCCCTCGATATCCTGAACGTTCTCATTGGATGAATATTCCCGGTCAAACACAAAGAAGGCCTCAGCACCGTACAGCACGGCCGTGACAACATGAGTTGCTGAGCCCTGGTTGAAGACGGAATGGTAGTTGATGTGCTGGGGTCCCAGTTGACTCATGGTCAGCTCCTCGAACCGGGTAGTTGCTTGGTAGTTGAGAGAGACCCGGGCTTGCTGATTTGAGTTCTTGCTGTCGTTGAGGTATTGGGCTGAGCCGCTCACCTCCACCATTCCACTCAGAAAGCTGGCCTTCAGAGGGGCTTCCACACCCAAGGAGAAAGCTTTGTCTTGAATGGATTCCGAGGAAAGAACGTGAAAGGCAGAGCTGGGTTTTGGCTGCACGTCGATGTTCTTAAGCAGCTCTGCCAAGTCCCACAAACAGACACCTGTAACAGGAGTATTGAAGggcaatattgagggagtgccgcactgtcagagggtcagtactgagggagtgctgcactgtcagagggtcagtactgagggagtgctgcactgtcagagggtcaggactgagggagtgctgcactgtcagagggtcagtactgagggagtgctgcactgtcagagggtcagtactgagggagtgctgcactgtcagagggtcagtactgagggagtgctgcactgtcagtgggtcagtactgagggagtgctgcactgtcagagagtcagtactgtgggaattctgcactgtcagagggtcagtactgagggaatgctgcgctgtcagagggtcagtactgagggagtgctgcactgtcagagggtcagtactgagggagtgccgcactgtcagagggtcagtactgagggagtgctgcactgtcagatggtcagtactgagggagtgttgcactgtcagagggtcagtattgagggagtgctgcactgccagagggtcagtacagagggagtgctgcactatgagagggacagtattgagggagtgctgcactgtcagagggtcagtactgagggagtgccgcactgagggtcagtactgagggagtgccgcactgtcagagggtcagtactgagggagtactgcactgtcagagggtcagtactgagggagtgctgcactgtcagagggttagtactgagggagcgctgcactgtcagagggtcagtacagagggagcgctgcactgtcacagggtcagtactgtgggagtgccgcactgtcagagggtcagtactgagggagtcctgcattgtcagagggttagtactgagggagtgcagcactgtcagagggtcagtactgagggagtgctgcactgtcagagggtcagtaatgagggaatgctgcactgtcagaaggtcagtactgagggagtgctgcactgtcagagggtcagcactgaggtagtgttgcactgtcagagagtcagtacagaggaactgctgcactgtcagatggtcagtactgagagagtgctgcactgtcaggtcaGTACAGACAGCTGtattgtcagaggttcagtacagtGTCACAATATAAAAACAAGAAgatgatgctgcactgtcagagggtcagtactgagggagcggcactgtcagagggtcagtactgagggagctgcactgtcagagggtcagtactgagggaatgctgcactgtcagagggtcagtactgagggagtactcactgtcagagggtcagtactgagggagtgccgcactgtcagagggtcagtactgagggagtgctgcactgtcagaggttcagtactgagggagtgctgcactgtcagagggtcagtactgagggagtgctgcactgtcagagggtcagtactgagggaatgctgcactgtcagagggtcagtactgagggagtactgcactgtcagagggtcagtactgagggagtgctgcactgtcagagggtcagtactgagggagtgctgcactgtcagcggctcagtactgagggagtactgcactgtcagagggtcagtactgagggagtgctgcactgtcagagggtcagtactgaaggagtgctgcactgtcagagggtcagtactgagggactgccgcactgtcagagggtcagtactgagggagtgctgcactgtcagagggtagtgtcagagggtcagtactgagggagtgcggcactgtcagagggtcagtactgagggagtgctgcactgttagagggtcagtactgagggactgccgcactgtcagagggtcagtactgagggagtgctgcactgtcagagggtagtgtcagagggtcagtactgagggagtgctgcactgtcagagggtcagtactgagggagtgctgcactgtcagagggtcagtactgagggagtgctgtattgtcagagggtcagtactgtgggagtgctgcactgtcagagggtcggtactgagggagtgcagcatggtcagagggtcagttctgagggttATTGCTGTTTACATTCAGGGTGATATTGGAtttatattctgggtgatattgggatctatattctgggtgatattgggatctatattctgggtgatattgggatctatattctgggtgatattgggatctatattctgggtgatattgggatctatattctgggtaaTATTGGGacctatattctgggtgatattgggatcaatattctgggtgatattgggatctatattctgggtgatattgggatctatattctggttgatattgggatctatattctggctgatattgggatctatattctggctgatattgggatctatattctggctGATATTGgtatctatattctgggtgatattgggatctatattctgggtgatattgggatctatattctgggtgatattgggatctatattctggctgatattgggatctatattctgggtgatattgggatctatattctgggtgatattgggatctatattctgggtgatattgggatctatattctgggtgatattggatttatattctgggtgatattgggatctatattctggctgatattgggatctatattctgggtgatattggatttatattctgggtgatattgggatctatattctgggtgatattgggatctatattctggctGATATTGgtatctatattctgggtgatattgggatctatattctgggtgatattgggatctatattctgggtgatattgggatctatattctgggtgatattgggatctatattctgggtgatattgggatctatattctgggtgatattggatttatattctgggtgatattgggatctatattatggctgatattgggatctatattctgggtgatattggatttatattctgggtgatattgggatctatattctgggtgatattgggatctatattctggctGATATTGgtatctatattctgggtgatattgggatctatattctgggtgatattgggatctatattctgggtgatattgggatcaatattctgggtgatattgggatctatattctgggtgatattgggatcgatattctgggtgatattgggatctatattctgggtgatattgggatctatattctgggtgatattgggatctatattctggttGATATTGGGATcaatattctgggtgatattgggatctatattctgggtgatattgggatctatattctgggtgatattgggatctatattctgggtgacattgggatcaatattctgggtgatattgggatctatgttctgggtgatattgggatctatattctgggtgatattgggatctatattctgggtgatattgggatctatattctgggtgatattgggatctatattctgggtgatattgggatctatattctgggtgatattgggatctatattctgggtgatattgggatctatatgctgggtgatattggggtctatattctgggtgatattgggatctatattctgggtgatattgggatctatattctgggtatattgggatctatattctgggtgatattgggatctatattctgggtatattgggatctatattctgggtgatattggtatctatattctgggtatattgggatctatattctgggtgatattggggtctatattctgggtgatattgggatctatattctgggtgatattgggacctatattctgggtgatattgggatctatattctgggtgatattgggatctatattctgggtgatattgggatctatattctgggtgatattgggatctatattctgggtgatattgggatctatattctgggtgatattgggatctatatgctgggtgatatt harbors:
- the LOC119966877 gene encoding stonustoxin subunit beta-like, which encodes MAEGSKGIFQMPTLGRPFRIGMLYDRRNDTIIPGVCLWDLAELLKNIDVQPKPSSAFHVLSSESIQDKAFSLGVEAPLKASFLSGMVEVSGSAQYLNDSKNSNQQARVSLNYQATTRFEELTMSQLGPQHINYHSVFNQGSATHVVTAVLYGAEAFFVFDREYSSNENVQDIEGSLEVMVKKIPTFQIEGKGSLKLTDTEKQVVDTFSCNFHGDFLLDRNPVSYEEAVQVYSTLPKLLGGQGEKAVPMRVWLYPLTMLDNKAAQIVREISVGLANQCELVLEQFNDIEMRCNDLVKHPSARAFPELKTKIETFRRLCLEYKMVLKQELAKVLPSIRGTGQGEGSLVEILEGKERSPFSLTSLDTWLEKTEKEVNTVDVYLAMLGGVDILSKSQLDRILADPMIEHVVCFTFTSLQDNDTALQGLSNYLKTPRNVSERSHPSEGDPSRPSESWFDEAPVSERMRKEARLFRQFIEFNKSCGKTIDQGSSRIVIASIHDKSCSGASVFMYEEGILLNKKFAQQKPDIPQVREITDSGLTLQLKAPEVNIGPVLMFKVGHKRIVDDDWTWDNTQKDAEEFRVSGLNLHTEYHFRFAAVYKPWVGLLSDPIAKVNFNPIITSNTYRPVNRD